CAACCTTATCGAGTTAGGGTATAAAAATATTACAGTTCTTGATATTTCAGAAAAAGCGATTGAAAGAGCCAAATTAAGACTTGGGGAAAAAGCAGAAAAGATCAAATGGATTGTTTCAGATGTGACAGAATTTAAACCAGATACTAAATATGACTTTTTGCACGATAGAGCTGCGTTCCATTTTTTAACTGACGGAGAAGACATAGAAAAATACGTCACATTAATGAAACAAACTGTTACCATTAATGGCTACTTGGTAATTGGTACTTTTTCTGAAGAAGGGCCAAAGAAATGCAGCGGACTTGATATAAAGCAGTATTCTGAAATTTCAATGTCACTTAGATTTCAAAATTATTTTCAAAAGCTTAAATGTATAACTGTTGATCATAGGACACCATTTGGCACTATCCAGAATTTCATTTTTTGTAGTTTTAAACGTTTAAAATCCGAATGTTAAATAAAATTACATTGTCCTTAATGAATATGATATAGTGAATGTTAGTATACAATTCTTCTGAGACAAATGAAAGAATTAAAAAGAGAAGGAGAAAAGCATGGAGAATAATTATTATAATAAGTTTTCAACTTTATGTGTTCACGCAGGGGAGAAAAGAGATATTCAGGGTG
This genomic interval from Candidatus Latescibacter sp. contains the following:
- a CDS encoding class I SAM-dependent methyltransferase, translating into MDKKTRKKFWEDIFATKKSNEVSWYQNKSETSLAFLKSFNLPKTAKIIDIGGGDSLFVDNLIELGYKNITVLDISEKAIERAKLRLGEKAEKIKWIVSDVTEFKPDTKYDFLHDRAAFHFLTDGEDIEKYVTLMKQTVTINGYLVIGTFSEEGPKKCSGLDIKQYSEISMSLRFQNYFQKLKCITVDHRTPFGTIQNFIFCSFKRLKSEC